In one window of Nesterenkonia sandarakina DNA:
- a CDS encoding carbohydrate ABC transporter permease, with the protein MMTHTASTQSATPDAGKALNPEVPGFQQREMKQNKVRRTGAPGEKPNILGGLGGWLWLAVIILPIYYIVITSFRTSEDLRSSNQLLPTTNPTLAPFIRVIQNDFLHYFTNSLIVTLSTVAVVLAVSVMAAYYIARSTTLGGRRLFQVILLGIAIPVQATIIPVYYLIQQLGLYDTLWALILPQIAFAIPLSVLIIVNFVRDIPMELFESMKVDGAGEWKILTALVLPMAKPALMTVGIYQALQVWNGFLFPLVLTQSSDVRVLPLSLWEYSGQFGIDVPATLAAVVLSALPLLVVYMLARRHIVAGLTAGFGK; encoded by the coding sequence ATGATGACTCACACCGCAAGCACCCAATCCGCGACCCCCGACGCCGGCAAAGCGCTGAACCCCGAGGTGCCCGGGTTCCAGCAGCGCGAGATGAAGCAGAACAAGGTCCGCCGCACCGGCGCCCCGGGGGAGAAGCCGAACATTCTCGGCGGCCTCGGCGGCTGGCTCTGGCTGGCCGTCATCATCCTGCCGATCTACTACATCGTCATCACCTCGTTCCGCACCAGCGAGGACCTGCGGTCCTCGAACCAGCTGCTGCCCACCACGAACCCCACGCTGGCACCGTTCATCCGGGTGATCCAGAACGACTTCCTGCACTACTTCACCAACTCGCTGATCGTGACGCTCTCCACCGTCGCCGTCGTGCTGGCGGTCTCGGTGATGGCCGCGTACTACATCGCTCGGTCCACAACCCTGGGCGGGCGGCGGCTGTTCCAGGTCATCCTGCTGGGCATCGCGATCCCGGTGCAGGCCACGATCATCCCGGTGTACTACCTGATCCAGCAGCTGGGTCTCTATGACACCCTCTGGGCGCTGATCCTGCCGCAGATCGCCTTCGCGATCCCGCTGAGCGTGTTGATCATCGTGAACTTCGTCCGCGACATCCCCATGGAGCTCTTCGAGTCGATGAAGGTGGACGGCGCCGGGGAGTGGAAGATCCTCACCGCGCTGGTGCTGCCGATGGCCAAGCCGGCGCTGATGACCGTGGGCATCTACCAGGCGCTGCAGGTCTGGAACGGATTCCTGTTCCCGCTGGTGCTCACCCAGAGCAGCGACGTCCGGGTGCTGCCGCTCTCACTGTGGGAGTACAGCGGCCAGTTCGGCATCGACGTGCCGGCCACGCTGGCCGCCGTCGTGCTCTCCGCGCTGCCGCTGCTGGTGGTCTACATGCTCGCCCGCCGCCACATCGTGGCCGGGCTGACCGCAGGCTTCGGCAAGTGA
- a CDS encoding glycoside hydrolase family 3 N-terminal domain-containing protein, whose product MSNQTPDRITGPWNDASLSAAERAEALLAQMTLEEKVSQLGSHWEMREDPDTQGEVAPMEDAMSSGKLPFESEILDGEGHLTRTYGTVALSVPEGAADLRQRQAAVIAANRFGIPAIAHEECLTGYTAYQATVYPTSLAWGATFDPELIEEMAAAIGADMAATGVQQGLSPVLDVVRDARWGRVEETIGEDPYVIGTLATAYVKGLQSAGIIATLKHFAGYAASRAARNHAPVHMGRRELIDMIFYPFELAVREGKVGSVMNSYADIDGEAPAASHWLLTEVLREQWGFEGTVVADYWSVAFLEKMHHVAADQAEAARLAISAGLDVELPHTGGYRTLAQQVRDGLLEESVLDASVRRVLRQKAELRLLDRGADDADWEPRIDESVDLDSASNRALARKVAAKSLVLLKNDGVLPATAESLAGKRIAVVGPSADEPRTMMGCYSFPNHVLAKYPAGTFPHKGIGVPMPSMLESLREAYPESEVSYSYGSPIVNYDDSQIAAAAESAAAADLAVVTVGDLAGMFGAGTSGEGCDVADLKLPGAQQELVEAVLATGTPVVLVVISGRPYALGDVAERCAAIVQGFFPGEEGGGALADLLRGAIEPTGRLPIGVPVHPGGQPSGYIAAPLGLNSQGVSNLDPTPLYPFGHGLSYTSVEYSELTVSDAELAVDGATEVSVKITNTGERPTEEVAQLYFGDRVASVARPVRQLLGYAKVELAPGQSRTVTFQVHADRFSFTGVDYRRIVEPGAIDLYAGPSAGELPLQTQLELTGAVREITGQRVLTTPARIS is encoded by the coding sequence ATGAGCAACCAGACCCCCGACCGGATCACCGGCCCCTGGAACGATGCCTCGCTCTCGGCGGCCGAGCGCGCGGAGGCGCTGCTGGCGCAGATGACGCTGGAGGAGAAGGTCTCCCAGCTCGGCTCGCACTGGGAGATGCGCGAGGATCCGGACACCCAGGGGGAGGTCGCGCCGATGGAGGACGCCATGTCCTCGGGCAAGCTGCCCTTCGAATCCGAGATCCTCGACGGCGAGGGCCACCTGACCCGCACCTACGGCACGGTGGCGCTCTCGGTGCCCGAGGGTGCTGCGGACCTGCGCCAGCGCCAGGCCGCGGTGATCGCCGCGAACCGGTTCGGGATTCCCGCGATCGCCCACGAGGAGTGCCTCACCGGCTACACCGCCTACCAGGCCACGGTCTACCCGACCTCGCTGGCCTGGGGCGCCACCTTCGACCCGGAGCTCATCGAAGAGATGGCGGCCGCAATCGGTGCAGACATGGCCGCCACCGGAGTCCAGCAGGGACTCTCCCCGGTCCTCGACGTGGTCCGCGACGCCCGCTGGGGTCGCGTGGAGGAGACCATCGGGGAGGACCCCTATGTGATCGGCACCCTGGCCACCGCCTATGTGAAGGGTCTGCAGTCGGCCGGGATCATCGCCACCCTGAAGCACTTCGCCGGCTATGCCGCCTCCCGTGCGGCGCGCAACCACGCCCCGGTGCACATGGGCAGGCGCGAACTCATCGACATGATCTTCTACCCCTTCGAGCTCGCCGTCCGGGAGGGCAAGGTCGGCTCGGTGATGAACTCCTATGCAGACATCGACGGCGAAGCCCCCGCAGCCTCACACTGGCTGCTCACCGAGGTGCTGCGCGAGCAGTGGGGCTTCGAGGGCACCGTGGTCGCGGACTACTGGTCGGTGGCATTCCTGGAGAAGATGCACCATGTGGCCGCTGACCAGGCCGAGGCCGCCCGGCTGGCCATCTCGGCCGGTCTTGACGTGGAGCTGCCGCATACCGGCGGCTACCGCACGCTGGCCCAGCAGGTCCGCGACGGCCTGCTCGAGGAATCCGTTCTGGACGCCTCGGTGCGCCGGGTGCTGCGGCAGAAGGCCGAGCTCCGCCTGCTCGACCGCGGTGCGGACGACGCCGACTGGGAGCCTCGCATCGACGAGTCGGTGGACCTGGACTCGGCGAGCAACCGCGCCCTGGCCCGCAAGGTGGCGGCGAAGTCGCTGGTGCTGCTGAAGAACGACGGCGTCCTGCCGGCCACCGCTGAATCGCTGGCGGGCAAGCGGATCGCCGTGGTGGGGCCCTCCGCCGATGAGCCGCGCACCATGATGGGCTGCTACTCCTTCCCGAACCATGTGCTGGCCAAGTACCCCGCCGGGACCTTCCCGCATAAGGGGATCGGCGTGCCGATGCCCTCGATGCTGGAGTCCCTGCGCGAGGCCTACCCCGAGTCGGAGGTCAGCTACAGCTATGGCTCACCGATCGTGAACTACGACGACTCGCAGATCGCGGCGGCGGCTGAGTCCGCTGCGGCTGCCGACCTGGCCGTGGTGACCGTCGGGGACCTCGCCGGCATGTTCGGCGCCGGCACCTCCGGTGAGGGCTGTGACGTCGCGGACCTCAAGCTTCCCGGCGCCCAGCAGGAGCTGGTCGAAGCCGTGCTGGCCACCGGCACCCCCGTGGTGCTCGTGGTCATCTCCGGGCGCCCCTACGCCCTGGGTGACGTCGCGGAGCGCTGCGCGGCGATCGTGCAGGGCTTCTTCCCCGGCGAGGAGGGCGGCGGCGCCCTCGCAGATCTGCTCCGCGGCGCCATCGAGCCCACCGGCCGGCTTCCGATCGGGGTCCCGGTGCACCCGGGCGGCCAGCCCTCCGGCTACATCGCAGCCCCGCTGGGCCTGAACAGCCAGGGCGTCTCGAACCTCGATCCCACCCCGCTCTACCCCTTCGGCCACGGACTCAGCTACACCTCCGTGGAGTACTCCGAGCTCACCGTCTCGGATGCGGAGCTCGCCGTGGACGGCGCCACGGAGGTCTCGGTGAAGATCACCAACACCGGTGAGCGCCCCACCGAAGAGGTCGCCCAGCTCTACTTCGGCGATCGGGTGGCCTCCGTGGCCCGCCCGGTGCGTCAGCTGCTGGGCTACGCGAAGGTGGAGCTGGCGCCGGGTCAGAGCCGCACGGTGACCTTCCAGGTGCACGCCGACCGGTTCTCCTTCACCGGAGTGGACTACCGCCGGATCGTGGAGCCCGGGGCCATCGACCTCTACGCCGGGCCCTCCGCGGGGGAGCTGCCGCTGCAGACGCAGCTGGAGCTCACCGGGGCGGTGCGGGAGATCACGGGTCAGCGCGTGCTGACCACCCCGGCCCGGATCAGCTAA
- a CDS encoding extracellular solute-binding protein, giving the protein MNTPVTGTPEGRRRRFRRTWPITSVLAASALLLVSCGGDAEGEGDAAAEVDMEASGAGAMEDFAAGDTFVATEPVEFSLLYRDHPNYPIEGDWDFFTQLEEEHGVTLETSNAPLSDWAERRALVIGAGDAPDFIPITYPGDETQFIAGGALLPVSDYVDLMPNFLEKVEEWGLEEDLASLYQEDGKFYVLPGLHEAPQAQYSFAVRGDIWDELGLEDPESFDEFADQLRQVQEAYPDMIPFSDRWSENGPLEATLTTAAPNFGTSAGWGYGDGMHYDAEADEFVYAGAMDEYRDLVGYFADLVDEGLMDSESLTQDDDQAVQKFASGRSAVIGANDQTVLEYRTSIEEVGDEGMEVRQIRVPAGPDGDKVAGSRFESGIALSAPVAEEEDFVALMQFIDWLYYSDEGMEFAKWGVEGETYTKSEDGTRELAENVNMHGLNPDAEEELNVDYGYHNGVFLLAHGSSTELVQSMLRDEVIEFRESMDDKELVPPAPARPLDELERERASINQTQLTDQVRTATAQFILGQRDMEEWDAFVAELESSGMAEFVDLHNEAYQRAQENIETDVLED; this is encoded by the coding sequence ATGAACACTCCAGTCACCGGCACCCCTGAGGGACGACGTCGACGCTTCCGGCGCACCTGGCCCATCACCTCCGTCCTGGCCGCCTCGGCGCTGCTGCTGGTCTCCTGCGGCGGCGACGCCGAGGGAGAAGGCGACGCGGCCGCCGAGGTCGATATGGAAGCCTCCGGCGCCGGGGCCATGGAGGACTTCGCCGCCGGCGACACCTTCGTGGCCACCGAACCGGTGGAGTTCTCGTTGCTCTATCGCGATCACCCGAACTATCCGATCGAGGGTGACTGGGACTTCTTCACCCAGCTTGAGGAGGAGCACGGGGTGACGCTTGAGACCAGCAACGCTCCGCTCTCGGACTGGGCGGAACGCCGAGCACTGGTCATCGGCGCCGGCGACGCCCCGGACTTCATCCCGATCACCTACCCCGGGGACGAGACCCAGTTCATCGCCGGCGGGGCGCTGCTGCCGGTGAGCGACTACGTGGATCTGATGCCTAACTTCCTTGAGAAGGTCGAGGAATGGGGACTCGAGGAGGACCTCGCCTCGCTGTACCAGGAGGACGGGAAGTTCTACGTCCTCCCAGGCCTTCACGAGGCACCTCAGGCCCAGTACTCCTTCGCGGTGCGCGGCGACATCTGGGATGAGCTGGGCCTGGAGGACCCGGAGAGCTTCGATGAGTTTGCCGACCAGCTGCGCCAGGTCCAGGAGGCCTACCCCGATATGATTCCGTTCTCAGACCGCTGGTCGGAGAACGGCCCGCTGGAAGCGACTCTGACCACAGCGGCCCCGAACTTCGGCACCAGCGCCGGTTGGGGCTACGGCGACGGCATGCACTACGACGCCGAGGCCGATGAGTTCGTCTATGCCGGTGCGATGGACGAATACCGCGACCTGGTCGGATACTTCGCGGATCTGGTCGACGAGGGCCTGATGGACTCCGAGTCACTGACCCAGGACGACGACCAGGCGGTCCAGAAGTTCGCCTCCGGTCGTTCGGCAGTGATCGGTGCCAATGACCAGACCGTGCTGGAATACCGCACCTCAATCGAGGAGGTCGGCGACGAGGGCATGGAAGTCCGGCAGATCAGGGTGCCGGCCGGCCCAGATGGCGACAAGGTGGCGGGAAGCCGCTTCGAATCAGGGATCGCGCTGTCCGCCCCGGTCGCAGAGGAGGAGGACTTCGTTGCGCTGATGCAGTTCATCGACTGGCTCTACTACTCCGACGAGGGCATGGAGTTCGCGAAGTGGGGCGTGGAGGGTGAGACCTACACCAAGTCCGAGGACGGCACGCGCGAACTGGCTGAGAACGTGAACATGCACGGGTTGAATCCGGATGCGGAGGAAGAGCTCAACGTCGACTACGGGTACCACAACGGCGTGTTCCTGCTCGCCCACGGCTCCTCCACGGAGCTGGTGCAGTCCATGCTCCGCGACGAGGTCATCGAGTTCCGCGAGTCCATGGACGACAAGGAGCTCGTGCCGCCGGCACCGGCCCGTCCGCTGGATGAGCTCGAGCGCGAGCGCGCCTCGATCAACCAGACCCAGCTGACCGACCAGGTCCGCACCGCGACCGCCCAGTTCATCCTGGGTCAGCGCGATATGGAGGAATGGGACGCCTTCGTCGCAGAGCTGGAGTCCTCCGGCATGGCCGAGTTCGTGGACCTGCACAACGAGGCCTATCAGCGAGCACAGGAGAACATCGAGACTGACGTGCTTGAAGACTAA
- a CDS encoding carbohydrate ABC transporter permease, whose translation MGSRPTQTIKIKDSKSYSAFRVFNGIAIIVICAVTLYPFMNIIAQSFSSEGYINAGEVNLIPRGFNVTTFEVVMSDSMFWRNYANTVIYTVVATAIAMVLTTCFAYALSKRHLKGRSFFIGVAVFTMFFNGGLIPNYVLINAIGFTNTIWAIVLPNAISVFNLLVMKAFFENFSEELEEAAEIDGLTTYGILWRIVIPLSKAVMATMILFYAVSFWNAWFQAFLYLDRRELYPVTVYLRNLLAGATGTEQMGGAAGESTQIASNVQSVTMLLTTLPIICLYPFLQKYFVRGIMLGSVKA comes from the coding sequence ATCGGCTCCCGCCCGACTCAGACCATCAAGATCAAGGACTCGAAGTCCTACTCCGCGTTCCGAGTCTTCAATGGGATCGCGATCATCGTGATCTGCGCGGTGACGCTGTATCCCTTCATGAACATCATCGCCCAGTCCTTCTCCTCGGAGGGCTACATCAATGCCGGCGAAGTCAACCTGATCCCGCGCGGATTCAACGTCACCACCTTCGAGGTGGTGATGAGCGATTCGATGTTCTGGCGCAACTACGCGAACACCGTGATCTACACCGTGGTGGCCACCGCCATCGCCATGGTGCTGACCACCTGCTTCGCCTACGCGCTGAGCAAGCGGCACCTGAAGGGACGCAGCTTCTTCATCGGAGTCGCGGTGTTCACGATGTTCTTCAACGGCGGCCTGATCCCGAACTACGTGCTGATCAACGCGATCGGCTTCACCAACACGATCTGGGCGATCGTGCTGCCCAACGCGATCAGCGTGTTCAACCTGCTGGTGATGAAGGCCTTCTTCGAGAACTTCTCCGAGGAGCTGGAGGAGGCAGCCGAGATCGACGGGCTCACCACCTACGGCATCCTGTGGCGGATCGTGATCCCGCTCTCGAAGGCCGTCATGGCGACCATGATCCTGTTCTACGCGGTGAGCTTCTGGAACGCCTGGTTCCAGGCCTTCCTCTATCTGGACCGCAGGGAGCTCTACCCGGTCACCGTGTACCTGCGGAACCTGCTCGCCGGTGCCACCGGCACCGAGCAGATGGGCGGGGCGGCCGGTGAGAGCACACAGATCGCCTCCAACGTGCAGTCGGTCACGATGCTGCTGACCACGCTGCCGATCATCTGCCTCTACCCGTTCCTGCAGAAGTACTTCGTCCGCGGCATCATGCTCGGCTCCGTCAAGGCTTGA
- a CDS encoding ABC transporter permease → MSAIGVTEGSSQPALREAGVVPEFTDPNDKPQKKRRNSRKGYAGTNNTNTWKHALKTDWRLYTLLILPLLFLLIFRYLPMAGNVIAFRRFRPGSSIFGDEWVGMHYIEMFIQDPTFWRVFWNTIILGALTLAICFPLPIVLALMFNELRSNKFKRIAQSISYLPHFMSIVIVAGMVLQLTSVNGTINQIIGSLGGETMPFMQLPEWFRTVYVSSEVWQTVGWGTILYLAALTTIDPQLYEAARIDGANRWKQMWHVTIPGITPTMIVLLILNVGTFMAVGFEKVLLLYNPLIYETADIIATYVYRVGITSSNFSYAAAIGLFEALIGLVLILSANGIARKLGGNSLW, encoded by the coding sequence ATGAGCGCCATCGGTGTCACCGAGGGGAGCAGCCAGCCGGCGCTGCGTGAAGCCGGCGTCGTGCCGGAGTTCACCGACCCGAACGACAAGCCGCAGAAGAAGCGTCGAAACAGCCGCAAGGGCTACGCCGGGACCAACAACACCAACACCTGGAAGCACGCGCTGAAGACCGACTGGCGGCTCTACACGCTGCTGATCCTGCCGCTGCTGTTCCTGCTGATCTTCCGCTACCTGCCCATGGCCGGCAACGTCATCGCGTTCCGCCGGTTCCGCCCGGGATCCTCGATCTTCGGCGATGAGTGGGTCGGGATGCACTACATCGAGATGTTCATCCAGGACCCGACCTTCTGGCGGGTCTTCTGGAACACCATCATCCTGGGGGCGCTGACCCTGGCGATCTGCTTCCCGCTGCCGATCGTGCTCGCACTGATGTTCAACGAGCTGCGCAGCAACAAGTTCAAGCGGATCGCGCAATCGATCTCCTACCTGCCGCACTTCATGTCCATCGTGATCGTCGCTGGCATGGTCCTGCAGCTGACCAGCGTCAACGGCACCATCAACCAGATCATCGGCTCCCTCGGCGGGGAGACCATGCCGTTCATGCAGCTTCCGGAATGGTTCCGCACGGTCTATGTCTCCTCCGAGGTCTGGCAGACCGTGGGCTGGGGAACCATCCTCTACCTGGCCGCGCTGACCACGATCGACCCCCAGCTCTATGAGGCGGCCCGGATCGACGGCGCCAACCGCTGGAAGCAGATGTGGCACGTGACCATCCCTGGAATCACCCCGACCATGATCGTGCTGCTGATCCTCAACGTCGGCACCTTCATGGCGGTGGGCTTCGAGAAGGTCCTGCTGCTGTACAACCCGCTGATCTATGAGACAGCCGACATCATCGCCACCTACGTCTACCGGGTGGGAATCACCTCGTCGAACTTCTCCTACGCGGCCGCCATCGGCCTGTTCGAGGCGCTCATCGGCCTGGTCCTGATCCTGTCCGCCAACGGCATCGCCCGCAAGCTCGGAGGTAACTCGCTGTGGTGA
- a CDS encoding LacI family DNA-binding transcriptional regulator, producing the protein MAAQQRQITLTEVARAAGVSTATASRAINGSSRRVSADIAARVKRTAEELGYLPNLSAQTVAKGASPTVAVLLSDVADPYFSAIAAGIMSGASEAGLMVTMAASERSPVRELEMLRTFRSQRPQAIIVAGSRDEENTHTQEFTAALRAYAETGGRVVVITQGPSPFDLVDIQNHDGARKLAHALVDRGGRDFGVVSGRMTLQTNADRISGFRAGLAERGISLSDHAIVETEFTRDGGYVGMHELLARRQDLGAPLDTVFATSDMMAFGAATAIRDHGLRVGTDISLAGFDNVGLTEDMNPAMTSVEIPLHELGQSAVRLALGSGAEPVRLKIQTRVVLRASTPQR; encoded by the coding sequence ATGGCAGCCCAGCAGCGCCAGATCACTCTCACCGAGGTGGCGCGCGCGGCCGGAGTCTCCACCGCCACCGCCTCGCGGGCGATCAACGGCAGCTCGCGTCGGGTCAGCGCGGACATCGCGGCGCGGGTGAAGCGCACCGCCGAGGAGCTGGGCTACCTGCCGAACCTCTCGGCCCAGACGGTGGCCAAGGGCGCCTCCCCCACCGTGGCGGTGCTGCTCAGCGACGTCGCCGACCCTTACTTCAGCGCGATCGCGGCCGGGATCATGTCCGGGGCCAGCGAGGCCGGGCTGATGGTCACCATGGCCGCCTCCGAGCGCAGCCCGGTCCGCGAGCTGGAGATGCTGCGCACCTTCCGCAGCCAGCGACCCCAGGCCATCATCGTCGCGGGCTCCCGGGACGAGGAGAACACCCACACGCAAGAGTTCACGGCCGCGCTGCGCGCCTATGCCGAGACCGGAGGGCGCGTCGTCGTGATCACCCAGGGCCCCTCCCCCTTCGATCTGGTGGACATCCAGAACCACGACGGCGCCCGGAAGCTCGCCCATGCCCTGGTCGATCGCGGTGGCCGAGACTTCGGCGTGGTCTCCGGGCGGATGACCCTGCAGACGAATGCCGACCGGATCAGCGGCTTCCGCGCCGGCCTGGCCGAACGCGGGATCTCGCTCAGCGACCACGCGATCGTGGAGACCGAGTTCACCCGCGACGGCGGCTATGTGGGGATGCATGAGCTGCTGGCGCGGCGGCAGGACCTCGGTGCCCCGCTGGACACCGTCTTCGCCACCTCGGACATGATGGCCTTCGGCGCGGCGACGGCAATCCGCGACCACGGGCTCCGTGTGGGGACTGACATCTCGCTGGCCGGCTTCGACAACGTCGGGCTCACCGAGGACATGAACCCGGCGATGACCTCGGTGGAGATCCCGCTGCACGAGCTGGGCCAGAGCGCGGTGCGCCTGGCCCTGGGCTCCGGCGCGGAGCCGGTGCGGCTGAAGATCCAGACCCGGGTGGTGCTGCGGGCGAGCACCCCGCAGCGCTGA